From a single Miscanthus floridulus cultivar M001 chromosome 8, ASM1932011v1, whole genome shotgun sequence genomic region:
- the LOC136471962 gene encoding heat shock cognate 70 kDa protein 2-like, with the protein MDAKRLIGRRFSDASVQSDIKLWPFKVISGPGEKPMIVVQHKGEEKQFAAEDISSMVLIKMREIAEAYLGSTIKNAVVTVPA; encoded by the exons ATGG ATGCCAAGCGTCTCATCGGCAGGAGGTTCTCTGATGCCTCTGTCCAGAGCGATATCAAGCTGTGGCCCTTCAAGGTCATTTCTGGGCCTGGTGAGAAGCCAATGATTGTTGTTCAGCACAAGGGTGAGGAGAAGCAGTTTGCAGCTGAAGACATCTCCTCTATGGTTCTCATCAAGATGCGTGAGATCGCTGAAGCTTACCTTGGCAGCACGATCAAGAATGCTGTTGTGACAGTCCCAGCCTAG